Sequence from the Solea senegalensis isolate Sse05_10M linkage group LG1, IFAPA_SoseM_1, whole genome shotgun sequence genome:
tacgCGCTGCAGATTAGTTTACTTTAgtttgtccatggttctgaaagAACAGCTTATCATTGTCACTTATATGGGGCAAATAATAGTGTtgttatacttatatatatagcAGAAAACATTGCAgcttacatgttttattttgtaaataaatacatttaaaaaaacacacacacgcagctcaATAGACATTAACAATGAAGAAAAGAATCAGGTCAAAACCACAGTCccctgttcctgttcctgctgTAAAAAAGGAAGCACAGAAAAGTGTTTCTTAAGAACTGAGAGCATAAATATAGATCAGTCCAGTTCAAGTATTCaaatccacacagacacacatatttCTTCCTATTCCACAACTTCTCACGGCGACACAGTGTGCAGCACAGACtttataacaaaataatcaGTTTAACATCAGTGGGACGGAATTCCATCCCCTGAGCATCATCCATGTTTGTAGTGTTGGTTTGTTTGGTGTTAATGGCACGTCACAGGTTTTTGCTTCTGGAGAAGTAGAAATCTATGCCTCTGTTCCCATGCTGTTTTGGAGTGTGCGATGGGCCTTTCCTCCCTCTTGGTGAAGGCCCTGAAGCACTCtggaaaaaaatacagcagAACAAATGGTTTAAAAgattagttttaaaaaaatattgtatttaaataaattaattgtaTCTATCTGGTATAACAGCTAACCCAATCTTGAGTGTTGCACTCCTAATCTCTTCTTCgtaatatttaatcatttaaccTCTTTGGACTccaataaaaatcaaaatgatAGCATTTCAGAGGTTTGGAGGCCTCacttgcttctttttttttttttaaatactgaacactgtgttttaaaagcAAATCGTATGACCTGTCATACATTCTGTTTTGAGAACATAATCTGTAATCAGACAGACGTTATCGAGAAAAACATTAATCAAACCATCTATCACACTTCTCAGTAAAGAAACAGGTTGATTCTGACACTTGTACAGATGTTGTATCACTTCTGCCCAAGAAATATTACCCTATGGGAACACTTATAAGtatagaaaacattcacatttaagaaacggattaattgattatcaaaatagttgatgattaatttagtcattgtTTCATCGTTGCAGCCCTTTCACAGTGTGTTTATCTGAACTGCAACTGGGTAGAAGGGTAGAAGAAaatagtttaaaacaaaaagtacagCATAATACTTTACTCAAGTATTTCCAACAAAGTCAGATTCCACCACTATTGTTTGCagctataataaaaaaaagaagctatggcagcagcagcagcatcatgttATCATTCTACCCACTTCCCTTTTCTCAAACACCCACCGCTTTCTTGTTAGCGTGTCTGCTCCATTCAGGCGCCATGACCACGGGAGTGGGGTAGGTCTCGCCAAGGGACACGTGAGCATGAGACAGTGTGGCAGAGCTGAGGGTCCACGGTGTGTGCACATCACCTCCCCTGATGCCCTGCAACTCTGGAACCCACTGCCGGACATAGTCGCCCTGAAGCAGAAGCATAAAGTAAATCTGTGACTCAAGCTTCCACATGTTTCATCACCATCATGTGAGCATCTGCAACTAAGTGATTCAGACTCAGACGTGTTGTTATGTAACGTAAACCATCATAACAGTAGTTACAATAAAAcggaaatgagaaaaaaaaacaacttacattGTTGTCATAGTCAAGGCCTTGTTTGATCATGTTGAACTTCCTGTTCTCTCTGGGGTCATTTCCTACGCCGGCACTGTAAAGCCAGTTGCCGTAGTTGCTGCAGACATCATGGTCCACCTTTGAaaggacattttaaataaaaaattattacatacagtacactaaATATATACGAGATGACGACACTATCTGACCTCACTACTCACCAGGAGGTATTCAAACCACTCGGCTCCCATTCTCCAGTCCAGGCCAAGATCCTTTGTGAGGAAGCTGGCAACGTTTTGTCGCCCCCTGTTGGACATGAAGCCTGTCTGTGCCAACTCTCTCATGTTGGCATCGACAAAGGGAACTCCTGTGCGTCCCTCTGTGATAATAAAATATAGTCAGCAACCATTCAAACACTTACTTTATTTTATGAGGAGAGACAAAGGGGGAGGACAAACCTTTCCATGCATTGAAGAGCTTCATGTCTTTTTTCCATGGCACTGATTTGTCTTGAAGTCCTGaagtaaaaaaagatttattagcagtgaatgaataaaataagtaCATAAAAAAGGGGCGGAAACCTTAAGCTAACATTACCTTTGACCTGGAACAGTCTGTTTCCGTACTTGGCAGCCACAAATTTGAAGTAATCCCTCCACAAAAGCTCAAAAATCACCCTGTGAAGACATCAGAGAGTGGGAGTGATGTTTCTACCGTATTATTACTGATTTAATCTAAAAGATCCTAGTCTTCTACCGTCAATATTTACCAGTAtgtgctctgattggctgtccGCTCCCTCTCGTACTGTTTGATCTGGTGATAAATGTACCTGGGCGAAATGCAGCCAATTGCCAGCCTAGAGAATCAGGAAAGAACCATGAACGATACGGTATTTTTTACAAGACTTGCACACACAGAACATCAGATTAATCAGTTTTGAGCAGAAGAggaaattaaaaacactcacCAAGGTGCGAATTTAGTGGAATAGTCAGCACCGATTAAGCCGTTTCGAGTCTCCTTATAGGACGCAACAGCATTctacaaaaaaagacaataagatatatagatatatgtatatatatatatatatgtacacatatatatttatatgtatacacatacatataaaaacatagAATTTCAACAACTTATAGATCAACAACTACTGATTCTGTACTCACAGTGTCCCAGAAATAGTGTTGGACTCTGGCCAGAGCCTGACTTTCACCACCAGTGCAAGGGAAGGCCGAGCGAGGATCAGTcacaggctctgtgtgtgtgtgtgtggggggatgGATAGAAAGGCATATCAGCATCAGACTGCTTCATTCAGGTTAAACACTCCCCGGTGTGCATTAAGACAAACAGAATCATAAAAGCTTAATCATACACATATAAAGTGAGGCGGCGTGCGCGCGGGAACTTAATGAGAATTCTGTCCTCAGCTGTTTTCCCCTATTAGATTCTAATAACAATCGCAGTATGGATTTACTTTATGTGTTATTGGTgctacatttacataaaaatctattatataaacacataaaagcaaCAGATAGAAATCTAATTTGACTGTTGTCTGCATAAAGACACAAAGTGAGAGTCAGAGAGACTCTGTATGGATTTAACCAGGTGTAATAGACACGACTGATGGTCACCTGTCTGCTGCAGGTCCACCGCTGTGGGAATGGCTCCCTCGTCCAGTCCTGGAGGAAGAGGCTTCAGCTGCTCTGGGGTTGGAAACACGGGCCTCACGCTGCTCTGGGTCTCCACTGCCTTCCGGAACTGAGTGTACACATCAGGCAGCCTAACGTACCAGGAGGAGATAAAAACAGTAAGGgcacattcacatgctgcatcTAATAGTGTGTGGAAGACTCCAGAGGTGTTCCACACACAATCATTCCATcaggaaaacagaaaatcaaaacagaTGGGGAGGATATAGCAGTAgccaatggatggatggatgtcagGAGCTTTGTCTGGATCATGGGAGGTTCACAGTTGATCTCAGAGTCGTCAAAGACCAGTTACACGTACTTGACTATCAAAAGACACATTGAAAGAGCTCACTGCATTACAAAAACATGGATGCATCCTATAATGTAACCCGTCTTTGACCGTCGGGAAGAAAAGCACAACTTCAACACAAATGTGCACTCTTAGACACTTAGACAGGCGATATCCTCGCTCACCGCGACACGTGATGAAATGGCAGATCATCTCTGTGGTACAGCGTCGACCCCCAGCAGGTGTGAACTTTCACCTTCATCCGTGCACAGACATCCTTCACATTTTTCTCCACACTCAGCTCTTCTGAAGTCACCTGGGGGCATGAAACAGCGTCAAATTCATCAGATGATGCAGTAAAATCGATGCTAATAAGAAAtaggtgtttgtgttgtctgtacTGTACCTCTTCGTGAAAAGCCACGGTGCTGACTGAGCCCAGTTGCTTGATGAGCTCGGCGACAACATCCTCCGGTTTACCCCGTCTCACCACCAGGTtgctgtcacattcacacacacacacacacaaacatgcaaaaacatacataaGTCCGTGTTCACATGTCTGGGTTCCATGCCAGGCAAGCTGCATCCTGGGAAGAAGGGCGCATAAGCCCCTGCTTGGAAAAAAATGATGGTGTGCAACAGCCGTGTTAATTCAAACATAACCCCCCATAAGACCAGGTGCATCCTGATCCTGTCATATCTGCTGCTGTGTATCAATACAGTCCTGGAGAGTGGAGGCGGTCTGCACTGAGTGCACACGTAACAGTAACATGACACATAGGCTCATGATCGTTTTCCTCTGTGGAAACATGTTATGGTGTTTTCTGTGTTACATCCATGAAGGATATGAACCGTGGAGGAAGTCTGCAATGTCAACGGTCCAGTGCATATGAGCAGAAATTGACACTGTTATGCAGAACGTTATGTGTgtagtgtataatcactttcaAATTTGAACGTctttaacatgtattttaatcacgtttgcacatgca
This genomic interval carries:
- the cry-dash gene encoding cryptochrome DASH is translated as MSASSRTIICLLRNDLRLHDNELFHWAQRNAENIVPLYCLDPRHYVGTYNFNFPKTGPFRLRFMLDSIRDLRKTLVNKGSNLVVRRGKPEDVVAELIKQLGSVSTVAFHEEVTSEELSVEKNVKDVCARMKVKVHTCWGSTLYHRDDLPFHHVSRLPDVYTQFRKAVETQSSVRPVFPTPEQLKPLPPGLDEGAIPTAVDLQQTEPVTDPRSAFPCTGGESQALARVQHYFWDTNAVASYKETRNGLIGADYSTKFAPWLAIGCISPRYIYHQIKQYERERTANQSTYWVIFELLWRDYFKFVAAKYGNRLFQVKGLQDKSVPWKKDMKLFNAWKEGRTGVPFVDANMRELAQTGFMSNRGRQNVASFLTKDLGLDWRMGAEWFEYLLVDHDVCSNYGNWLYSAGVGNDPRENRKFNMIKQGLDYDNNGDYVRQWVPELQGIRGGDVHTPWTLSSATLSHAHVSLGETYPTPVVMAPEWSRHANKKASASGPSPRGRKGPSHTPKQHGNRGIDFYFSRSKNL